The following are from one region of the Candidatus Ozemobacteraceae bacterium genome:
- a CDS encoding metallophosphoesterase family protein: MRVLLVSDIHSNIEALTAVIEAADLSRFDAVWCAGDVTGYGPNPDECVKFFSGLPNLKIVLGNHDSVISKVSAPIGFNPNAINAALKNIESITPESQQWLAELEPSLRIDPEMILVHGSPLDPDEYLLSLELAIPSLSSMAKSGIRVGMFGHTHMPAVYAYDKANDQYSEESVKADKDIELRISSEFVYLVNPGSVGQPRDGDPRASFMELEIHETRIIVRNRRVYYKIASCQEKMRERKYPEVLINRLNYGC; encoded by the coding sequence ATGCGCGTTCTTCTCGTTTCTGACATTCACTCGAACATCGAAGCTCTTACGGCAGTCATCGAAGCAGCAGACTTGTCGCGGTTCGACGCGGTCTGGTGCGCCGGCGACGTGACGGGGTACGGCCCGAACCCGGATGAATGCGTCAAATTCTTCTCGGGCCTTCCCAACCTAAAAATCGTCCTGGGAAACCATGATTCGGTCATCTCGAAAGTCTCCGCGCCGATCGGATTCAATCCCAACGCGATCAATGCGGCACTGAAGAACATCGAGTCGATCACTCCCGAGTCGCAGCAATGGCTCGCCGAGCTCGAGCCTTCCCTTCGTATCGATCCGGAAATGATCCTCGTTCACGGGAGTCCTCTCGACCCGGATGAGTATCTTCTGTCTCTCGAACTCGCGATTCCCTCGCTTTCCTCGATGGCGAAGTCCGGCATCCGCGTGGGCATGTTCGGGCATACGCACATGCCCGCCGTCTACGCCTACGACAAAGCGAACGATCAGTATTCCGAGGAGTCCGTCAAGGCCGACAAGGATATAGAACTTCGTATTTCAAGCGAATTCGTCTATCTCGTCAATCCCGGGTCCGTCGGGCAGCCCCGAGACGGCGACCCCCGGGCGTCTTTCATGGAACTCGAAATTCACGAAACCCGCATCATCGTGCGGAACAGGCGCGTCTACTACAAGATCGCCTCGTGCCAGGAGAAAATGCGCGAGAGGAAGTATCCGGAGGTTCTCATCAACCGGCTGAACTACGGATGCTGA
- a CDS encoding type II secretion system F family protein: protein MIKARVKYADEKGRMQEFVREVESIEELRTALTDHGCYVLRIDEEPKSWTEHLSEILQLRRGVGIRELMEFTRLLRTLIKSGLPLKEALDLLVEDAPPGALSSAVRAVSRDVGEGVSFSQALARHPHVFPDIFVKTVVAGVAAGALESVLDRMSSYYAGILEIRGKIFNALIYPAVLLLVSIAAVAFMMVKVVPEFTDLFRNLDVPLPPFTQFVLGASGLLAEWFWLVIVAVVVLFVSFRKYTATAVGRTHVDGLKLSVPMIGTLEEKMGFSQFARTLATMVEGGIPLLQSLSVVIDSLENRALALRLSNIPESIERGDSFAQALKSIPQVPRMVPRIVKVGEESGNLGEMLNGLADHYDEEIDNLTSSLTRLIEPLLFLLMAVVIGSIIVALLLPVLTAATNIR, encoded by the coding sequence GTGATCAAGGCAAGAGTGAAATATGCGGATGAAAAAGGCCGCATGCAGGAGTTCGTGCGCGAGGTCGAGTCGATCGAGGAGTTGCGCACGGCCCTGACAGATCACGGATGTTACGTCCTGCGCATCGACGAGGAGCCGAAAAGCTGGACGGAGCATCTTTCAGAAATCCTGCAATTGAGGCGCGGCGTCGGCATCCGCGAACTCATGGAGTTCACTCGCCTGCTGCGCACGCTCATCAAATCGGGCCTTCCTCTGAAAGAGGCGCTTGATCTTCTCGTCGAGGACGCTCCTCCCGGGGCTCTCTCGAGCGCCGTCAGGGCCGTCAGTCGAGACGTCGGAGAAGGGGTCTCATTCAGCCAGGCGCTCGCCAGGCATCCGCACGTTTTTCCGGACATTTTCGTGAAAACGGTCGTCGCCGGCGTCGCCGCGGGCGCGCTCGAGAGCGTGCTCGATCGGATGTCGTCGTATTATGCCGGAATTCTCGAGATCCGGGGCAAGATCTTCAACGCCCTCATCTACCCGGCCGTGCTGCTGCTGGTCTCAATCGCGGCCGTCGCCTTCATGATGGTGAAGGTGGTTCCAGAGTTCACGGACCTGTTCCGGAATCTCGACGTGCCGCTTCCCCCCTTCACGCAGTTCGTGCTGGGGGCGTCCGGTCTTCTGGCCGAATGGTTCTGGCTCGTCATCGTCGCGGTCGTCGTGCTGTTCGTCTCGTTCCGGAAATATACCGCCACGGCCGTCGGGAGAACGCACGTCGACGGCCTGAAACTGTCCGTTCCGATGATCGGAACTCTCGAGGAAAAAATGGGCTTCAGCCAGTTCGCTCGAACGCTCGCGACGATGGTAGAGGGGGGCATCCCGCTCCTGCAGAGCCTTTCGGTCGTAATCGACAGCCTGGAAAACCGGGCCCTCGCCCTGAGGCTTTCAAATATACCTGAATCTATTGAGCGCGGCGACAGCTTCGCGCAGGCACTCAAATCGATCCCACAGGTTCCGCGCATGGTGCCCCGCATCGTCAAGGTCGGCGAGGAGTCGGGCAATCTCGGGGAGATGCTCAACGGGCTTGCGGACCATTACGACGAGGAAATCGACAATCTCACCTCGTCGCTGACGAGGCTGATCGAGCCCCTGCTTTTCCTGCTGATGGCCGTCGTCATCGGCTCCATCATCGTCGCCCTTCTGCTGCCGGTTCTGACCGCCGCGACGAACATCCGCTGA
- a CDS encoding GspE/PulE family protein, producing MDHIRQFLLDHHLIGKDALAKLEDRAHRENKALSDLVAEDASVDQKALHRAFVKLFMKKPPFEILLEMNLITPDQLRKIEEEFGAPPADLGRILLERKLITEEQYAQAVARELSLEYVDLTNYKIDDDLFNSVDVALMRTYSFIPDSRNDKEFVLIMSDPGNVDAIEELEVKLGLPILPKVASLHAIQKQLSLMIETSLDSKLVLADMDNIQPLELVVEKESAEEAAPGLAISEEVNQEAPVVKMVDSILLKAVRKKSSDIHFEVYESQLKVKFRIDGVLHEIFSDVEPRQRAPIISRLKVMAQLDIAEKRIPQDGRFKLKIDDRAVDFRVSVLPSIFGETVVLRILDKSSLGLDIQKVGLQGNDLLAFQRNVKKPYGMVLVAGPTGSGKTTTLYSAIKYVKTPEDKFITIEDPVEYQLPDIVQIPVNEKKGLTFGSGLRSIVRQDPDAIMVGEIRDQETAQIAVNAALTGHLVMSSIHANNVIDAISRLTNMGIDPYEFVSSFNLILSQRLIRRICPNCKTDDDTITDEMKRLNIDFEEHASTAFKKGAGCRYCHKTGYQGRFGIFEVLEMTPRIKQMILSKESPLLIRKAGIEQGMVPLRQAGWKRVEAGDTTFDEMNRVTFEEGNLS from the coding sequence ATGGACCATATCCGACAGTTTCTCCTTGACCATCATCTGATCGGGAAGGACGCTCTTGCGAAACTTGAAGATCGCGCACATCGCGAGAACAAAGCTCTTTCCGATCTCGTCGCCGAGGATGCGTCCGTCGATCAAAAAGCCCTTCATCGCGCTTTCGTCAAGCTGTTCATGAAGAAACCACCGTTCGAGATTCTTCTCGAAATGAATCTGATCACCCCGGACCAGCTCCGAAAGATAGAAGAGGAGTTCGGGGCGCCTCCGGCCGACCTCGGCCGCATTCTTCTCGAACGGAAACTCATCACCGAGGAGCAGTATGCCCAGGCCGTCGCCCGCGAACTCAGCCTCGAATACGTCGATCTGACGAACTACAAGATCGACGACGACCTGTTCAACAGCGTCGACGTCGCCCTGATGCGCACCTACTCGTTCATCCCGGACTCCCGGAACGACAAGGAGTTCGTGCTCATCATGTCCGACCCCGGAAACGTCGACGCGATCGAGGAGCTCGAGGTAAAACTCGGCCTGCCGATCCTTCCGAAGGTCGCATCGCTTCACGCGATCCAGAAGCAGTTATCGCTGATGATCGAGACAAGCCTCGACTCGAAACTCGTCCTCGCCGACATGGACAACATTCAACCCCTGGAACTCGTCGTCGAGAAGGAGAGCGCGGAGGAAGCCGCCCCCGGCCTCGCGATCAGCGAGGAAGTGAACCAGGAGGCGCCGGTCGTGAAAATGGTCGACTCGATCCTCCTCAAGGCCGTACGAAAAAAATCAAGCGATATACATTTTGAAGTTTACGAATCGCAATTGAAGGTGAAATTTCGCATCGACGGCGTGCTGCACGAGATCTTTTCAGACGTCGAGCCGCGTCAGCGGGCCCCGATCATCTCGCGGCTCAAGGTCATGGCGCAGCTCGACATCGCCGAGAAGCGCATTCCGCAGGACGGGCGTTTCAAGCTGAAAATCGACGACAGGGCCGTCGACTTCCGCGTCTCGGTGCTTCCCTCGATTTTCGGGGAAACGGTGGTCCTTCGCATTCTCGACAAATCCTCGCTGGGCCTGGACATTCAGAAGGTCGGGCTCCAGGGGAACGATCTTCTGGCGTTCCAGCGCAACGTGAAAAAGCCGTATGGCATGGTGCTGGTAGCGGGGCCTACGGGCTCGGGCAAGACGACGACGCTGTATTCGGCCATCAAATACGTGAAGACGCCGGAAGATAAGTTCATCACGATCGAAGACCCCGTCGAATACCAGCTTCCCGATATCGTCCAGATTCCCGTGAACGAGAAGAAGGGGCTGACGTTCGGTTCCGGCCTCCGCTCGATCGTCCGACAGGACCCCGATGCGATCATGGTCGGCGAGATACGCGACCAGGAGACGGCGCAGATCGCGGTCAACGCGGCCCTGACGGGCCACCTGGTGATGAGCTCCATCCACGCGAACAACGTCATCGACGCGATATCGCGGCTGACGAACATGGGAATCGATCCCTACGAGTTCGTCAGTTCTTTCAATCTGATTCTCTCCCAGCGTCTTATCAGGCGCATCTGCCCGAACTGCAAGACGGACGACGACACGATCACCGACGAGATGAAGCGCCTCAACATCGATTTCGAGGAGCATGCGTCCACCGCCTTCAAGAAGGGCGCCGGCTGCCGATACTGCCACAAGACTGGCTACCAGGGCCGGTTCGGCATCTTCGAGGTTCTCGAGATGACGCCGCGCATCAAGCAGATGATCCTCTCGAAGGAGTCGCCCCTTCTCATCCGAAAAGCAGGCATCGAGCAGGGGATGGTCCCGCTCCGGCAGGCCGGATGGAAGCGTGTCGAAGCCGGCGACACGACGTTCGATGAAATGAACCGTGTGACGTTCGAGGAAGGGAACCTGTCATGA
- the pilM gene encoding pilus assembly protein PilM, which yields MRLFTQYTAIDIGTASIKAVQLEHTNGNAGYRPAALVCEPVPDGMIGGGFTNPVIGAIGKFRDLLRNVFSKIRHGRQGCIVGLPDRWVKLNLLDMTLKPGEGELREFLEHRMKRDLKVSPGLDVAVDFQLLSAEKIPEGTSHRYLVGMVSRNLLDTLSEVLAELKVQVMAFDTSSLGVYNVFEGLHPENAIDRHIMMCHVGHETTVVKCFQNGILRYERVIEVAGAEFTHHCMDIHQYTIHDAEEFMKSTVFFPVDTAGILAMYPKRNDIARIFGNWLRELNVTFRFYQEKFKIQKLPRVYLTGGSCLFAGLTEFLSDYFGTPVERFNPLAQLPGVGTIEPSVLSLGPRYAPCIGLLVE from the coding sequence ATGAGACTGTTCACGCAATACACGGCAATAGACATCGGAACCGCTTCGATCAAGGCCGTCCAGCTGGAGCATACGAACGGCAACGCCGGATATCGCCCCGCCGCTCTCGTCTGCGAGCCCGTTCCGGACGGCATGATCGGAGGCGGCTTCACGAATCCGGTCATCGGCGCCATCGGAAAGTTCCGGGATCTTCTCAGGAACGTCTTCTCGAAAATCCGTCACGGCCGCCAGGGTTGTATCGTCGGCCTTCCCGACAGATGGGTGAAGCTCAACCTGCTCGACATGACGTTGAAACCGGGGGAAGGCGAGCTGCGGGAATTCCTCGAACACCGAATGAAACGCGACCTGAAAGTTTCGCCGGGCCTCGACGTCGCCGTAGACTTTCAACTGCTCTCGGCCGAGAAAATCCCCGAAGGCACATCGCACCGGTATCTCGTCGGCATGGTCAGCCGAAATCTTCTCGACACGCTGTCGGAAGTGCTCGCCGAGCTGAAGGTCCAGGTGATGGCGTTCGACACATCGTCGCTCGGCGTCTACAACGTGTTCGAAGGCCTTCACCCCGAGAACGCGATCGACCGCCACATCATGATGTGCCACGTCGGACACGAGACGACCGTCGTGAAATGTTTTCAGAACGGTATCCTCCGATACGAGCGGGTCATCGAGGTCGCCGGCGCGGAGTTTACGCATCATTGCATGGATATTCACCAATATACGATCCATGACGCCGAAGAGTTCATGAAAAGCACCGTCTTCTTCCCGGTCGACACGGCGGGGATCCTGGCGATGTATCCGAAGCGCAACGACATTGCGCGCATATTCGGGAACTGGCTCCGCGAGTTGAACGTCACGTTCCGGTTCTACCAGGAGAAGTTCAAGATTCAGAAGCTCCCGAGAGTCTATCTGACGGGGGGTTCGTGCCTGTTCGCGGGGCTGACCGAGTTTTTGAGCGATTACTTCGGCACGCCCGTCGAACGGTTCAACCCTCTCGCCCAGCTTCCCGGCGTCGGAACGATCGAGCCGTCCGTCCTCTCGCTCGGCCCGCGATACGCGCCCTGCATCGGACTCCTGGTTGAGTGA
- a CDS encoding PilN domain-containing protein, translated as MRHLLNFVPTVKYRSGSSFMYKTILSLLYVVPTMMTGYMGYQYANTSEMIERLNAASDVLEKHTSEFQKTLAESRPDLDEIDQINRRLVTYHHTNQTLRFSWNDLYKTLETILPQGVRLTRIRIVPKKLIKIALTGNARELGDVTALLKSLYTLDRFANPRLLRHAKLSAKDESGVTFDMDVDYLPLSGQEGAQP; from the coding sequence ATGAGACATCTGCTGAACTTCGTTCCGACCGTGAAATACCGATCCGGCAGCAGCTTCATGTACAAGACGATCCTGAGCCTTCTCTACGTGGTTCCAACGATGATGACGGGGTACATGGGCTACCAGTATGCGAACACGAGCGAGATGATCGAACGGTTGAACGCCGCGTCGGACGTGCTCGAGAAGCATACCTCCGAGTTTCAGAAAACGCTTGCCGAATCGCGGCCCGATCTCGACGAGATCGATCAGATCAATCGGCGACTCGTCACCTACCACCACACGAACCAGACGCTCCGTTTCTCGTGGAACGATCTCTACAAAACCCTCGAAACCATTCTTCCGCAGGGCGTTCGACTTACCCGGATCCGCATCGTTCCGAAGAAACTCATCAAGATAGCGCTTACCGGAAACGCCCGAGAGCTCGGCGACGTGACGGCCCTGCTGAAGTCGCTCTACACGCTCGACCGGTTTGCGAACCCGAGACTTCTTCGCCACGCGAAACTTTCGGCGAAGGACGAGTCCGGCGTGACGTTCGATATGGATGTCGATTATCTGCCGCTTTCGGGGCAGGAGGGAGCGCAGCCATGA
- the pilO gene encoding type 4a pilus biogenesis protein PilO yields the protein MMNPTEIRKLREKAPLPALITLIMYFAPSFVLMPHFENLAVTEASFDASLKTATEVRQQKASDAVLKEKYAKLASEAAALDGWLPPESDLPLLIDRINETASLLGIEISSVRYEIDRSPATTLPPCVTLRFDLNADYVGIRAFMQAVRGIRMPLLLTEVTANENRNFTISMIHLVKP from the coding sequence ATGATGAATCCGACAGAGATCAGGAAGCTCCGGGAAAAGGCCCCGCTGCCGGCTCTGATCACCCTGATCATGTATTTCGCCCCGTCCTTCGTTCTCATGCCGCATTTCGAGAATCTCGCGGTGACGGAGGCCTCGTTTGACGCGTCGCTGAAAACAGCAACCGAAGTACGGCAGCAGAAAGCGAGCGATGCGGTGCTGAAGGAGAAATACGCGAAACTTGCGAGCGAGGCCGCGGCGCTCGACGGCTGGCTTCCTCCGGAAAGCGATCTTCCGCTGCTGATCGACCGTATCAACGAAACGGCTTCACTGCTCGGCATCGAGATATCGTCGGTCCGGTATGAAATCGACCGGTCGCCGGCGACGACGCTCCCTCCCTGCGTTACGCTCCGGTTCGACCTCAATGCGGACTACGTCGGCATCAGGGCGTTCATGCAAGCGGTAAGGGGGATCCGTATGCCTCTTCTTCTGACTGAAGTGACGGCGAACGAGAACCGCAACTTCACGATCTCGATGATTCACCTGGTGAAGCCATGA
- a CDS encoding type II secretion system protein, with the protein MTGHTSTRKSSAGGFTLIELIVVISIIGILVSISSTRNSLAFERSKDAAVMVQLNHIRTAIHQFALDHDGRFPDRIEALSPTYLPRPVLNWTGSRASGIISFDAVTGCVRLHGSSGQSPENTPDSRGRPYAEY; encoded by the coding sequence ATGACGGGGCATACCTCGACGAGAAAATCGTCCGCCGGCGGGTTCACGCTCATCGAGCTGATCGTCGTCATCTCGATCATCGGGATTCTCGTCAGCATCTCCTCGACACGGAACAGCCTGGCGTTCGAACGTTCGAAGGACGCCGCCGTAATGGTCCAGCTCAATCATATTCGTACAGCTATACATCAATTCGCGCTTGATCACGACGGGCGTTTTCCCGATCGCATCGAGGCTCTTTCCCCAACATATCTGCCCCGGCCCGTACTGAACTGGACCGGAAGCCGGGCGTCGGGGATCATCTCGTTCGACGCCGTGACGGGCTGCGTTCGCCTACACGGCTCTTCGGGCCAGTCGCCGGAGAATACACCTGACAGCAGGGGCAGGCCGTATGCGGAATACTGA
- a CDS encoding type II secretion system protein, with the protein MRNTDSRRGLTLIELMVCTVIIGILAGTALPLSRNFVRSKKEEALKERLRDLRQAIDRYHDVMLKRNPGASQDALYPVKLEDLTQARVLRRIPLDPFLGRPEWGTRSTTDDADTPFTDGRNIFDVRSLATATAFDGTPYSTW; encoded by the coding sequence ATGCGGAATACTGATTCGCGACGGGGGCTCACGCTCATCGAATTGATGGTCTGCACCGTGATCATCGGCATTCTCGCCGGAACGGCCCTTCCGCTTTCTCGGAATTTCGTCAGGAGCAAGAAGGAGGAAGCCCTGAAAGAGCGGCTTCGCGATTTGCGACAGGCGATCGACCGGTATCATGACGTGATGCTGAAGAGAAATCCCGGAGCTTCCCAGGACGCCCTGTATCCGGTAAAGCTCGAAGATCTGACGCAGGCGCGCGTGCTCAGACGCATCCCGCTCGATCCCTTCCTGGGCCGGCCGGAATGGGGAACCCGTTCGACGACGGACGATGCCGATACCCCGTTCACCGACGGCCGCAATATCTTCGATGTGCGATCCCTGGCGACGGCCACGGCTTTCGACGGAACGCCATACTCGACCTGGTGA
- a CDS encoding M23 family metallopeptidase produces the protein MKKQSIALLSAVCAVALSVTTFGETPFTGTDVKVGDDAGTVVIDGRVVPANAGGGSEASSKTYTVRSGDSLYKIAERLLGDGDRYMELVDINSERYPSLKKNPSLIYAGWTLKLPGDAQTSSNSTEEMTGTVVVNSSLNIRNGPWGRIIGSLRDGDKVAIVGTSGDWYKIKVGSKYGYVHANYVSTPKKAAGKTPVDGGSSAGTPPSAGGAFGAAPCSPMPSRTSSEYGPRDLFGHSYHYGIDLPVPTGTRLNALGNGVVTAAGYESGGGRFVKVRYDNGYESFMCHLQSYSVSVGQRVSNGQEIARSDNTGEWTTGAHLHLAIKRNGSYVNPRSVPGLPLPPR, from the coding sequence ATGAAGAAACAGAGTATTGCGCTTCTGTCAGCAGTTTGTGCCGTTGCCCTTTCCGTGACGACGTTCGGTGAGACGCCCTTCACCGGAACGGACGTCAAGGTTGGTGATGACGCTGGCACCGTTGTGATAGACGGACGGGTCGTGCCTGCGAACGCGGGCGGCGGAAGCGAGGCATCGTCGAAAACATACACCGTCAGGTCGGGCGACTCTCTCTACAAGATCGCCGAACGTCTTCTGGGGGACGGCGACCGGTATATGGAACTCGTCGATATAAATTCCGAACGCTATCCTTCCCTCAAGAAGAACCCGAGCTTGATTTACGCAGGCTGGACGCTCAAGCTGCCGGGAGACGCCCAGACAAGTTCGAACTCCACGGAGGAGATGACCGGCACCGTCGTCGTCAATTCGAGTCTCAACATCCGCAACGGCCCCTGGGGCCGCATCATCGGCTCGCTCCGCGACGGCGACAAGGTCGCGATCGTCGGCACGAGCGGCGACTGGTACAAGATCAAGGTCGGCTCGAAATACGGATACGTGCATGCCAACTACGTTTCGACGCCGAAGAAAGCCGCCGGCAAGACCCCCGTCGACGGCGGTTCGTCCGCTGGCACCCCGCCGTCGGCCGGCGGGGCGTTCGGGGCGGCCCCCTGCTCGCCGATGCCTTCCCGCACTTCCTCCGAATACGGGCCGCGCGACCTGTTCGGACATAGCTATCACTATGGCATCGATCTCCCCGTTCCGACCGGAACCCGCCTCAACGCCTTGGGCAACGGCGTCGTGACGGCGGCCGGGTATGAATCCGGCGGCGGACGGTTCGTGAAGGTTCGCTACGACAACGGCTATGAATCCTTTATGTGCCATCTCCAGAGTTATTCCGTCTCTGTCGGCCAGCGCGTGAGCAACGGGCAGGAAATCGCACGTTCGGACAACACCGGTGAATGGACGACCGGGGCCCACCTGCATCTCGCGATCAAGAGAAACGGTTCGTACGTGAATCCCAGAAGCGTTCCCGGACTTCCGCTCCCGCCCCGCTGA
- a CDS encoding peptidoglycan DD-metalloendopeptidase family protein, with protein MVRNHVAPLLITCVVLICGLLPAHLHAEDPLATLQDHAITDSDSAAAAKGAGTGAAASGVTAEQMEKTISSLEALVKQYEALIKKLEGRTAVSRPAAGTKTGTVQVGTSLNVRSGPWGKIVGKLGNGNQVQIVAKEGDWFKIKHGNGYAYIHSYYVSAPGHKAHQGAEPTARASNRSSGVSISSSSGSKPPDSGSKPGTGGFGAAPCSPMPGRASSEFGPRNLFGHSFHSGIDLPVPTGTRLNSLGAGTVVACGYESGGGRFVKVKYDNGFTSFYCHLQSYNVSNGQRVSAGQQIARSDNTGQWTTGAHLHMTIYDRSGKSVNPRSVSGIKLPPK; from the coding sequence ATGGTCAGGAACCATGTTGCTCCGCTCCTGATAACCTGCGTTGTTCTCATCTGTGGCCTGTTGCCAGCGCATCTTCATGCCGAAGACCCGCTGGCGACATTGCAGGACCACGCGATCACCGATTCAGATAGCGCCGCCGCTGCCAAGGGAGCGGGGACCGGCGCCGCCGCTTCGGGCGTCACGGCGGAACAGATGGAAAAAACCATCTCCAGTCTCGAGGCTCTCGTGAAGCAATACGAGGCGCTGATCAAGAAGCTCGAGGGCCGGACCGCAGTCTCCAGACCGGCGGCCGGAACGAAGACCGGCACTGTACAGGTCGGTACCAGCCTGAACGTCCGCTCGGGGCCCTGGGGAAAGATCGTCGGTAAACTCGGGAACGGCAACCAGGTTCAGATCGTCGCCAAGGAAGGCGACTGGTTCAAGATCAAACATGGCAACGGGTATGCCTATATTCATTCGTATTACGTCAGCGCACCCGGTCACAAGGCGCATCAGGGCGCCGAACCAACGGCTCGCGCATCGAACCGGTCGTCCGGCGTCTCGATCTCTTCCTCCTCGGGCAGCAAACCTCCCGATTCCGGCTCCAAACCCGGCACGGGCGGGTTCGGCGCAGCTCCCTGCTCGCCCATGCCCGGCCGCGCCAGTTCTGAATTCGGCCCCCGGAATCTGTTCGGCCATTCGTTCCACAGCGGCATAGATCTCCCCGTTCCGACCGGGACCCGCCTGAATTCACTCGGCGCGGGCACCGTCGTGGCCTGCGGCTACGAATCGGGCGGCGGCCGATTCGTGAAGGTGAAGTATGACAACGGCTTTACGTCCTTCTACTGCCACCTCCAGAGTTACAACGTCTCGAACGGCCAGCGCGTCTCGGCCGGCCAACAGATCGCCCGCTCGGACAACACCGGCCAGTGGACGACTGGCGCTCACCTCCACATGACGATCTACGACAGAAGCGGAAAATCGGTGAACCCTCGCTCCGTTTCAGGCATCAAACTTCCTCCAAAGTGA